A single genomic interval of Trichosurus vulpecula isolate mTriVul1 chromosome 6, mTriVul1.pri, whole genome shotgun sequence harbors:
- the CD151 gene encoding CD151 antigen yields the protein MGEYNEKETCGTICLKYLLFTFNCCFWLTGLSVMAVGIWTLALKSDYISLLASNTYLATAYILLVAGAAVMVTGILGCCATFKERRNLLRLYFILLLLIFLLEVIAGILAYIYYQQLSSELKENLKDTMVQKYHQPGHEGVTVAVDKLQQKFHCCGSNNSRDWQDSVWIRSGEADSRKFPDSCCKTVVEGCGQRDHASNIYKVEGGCITKLEKFIQEHLSIIGAMGLGIAGVQIFGMIFTCCLYKSLKLEHY from the exons ATGGGCGAGTATAACGAGAAGGAGACATGTGGTACCATTTGCCTGAAATACCTGCTTTTCACCTTCAACTGCTGCTTCTGG CTGACCGGCCTGTCCGTCATGGCCGTGGGCATCTGGACGCTGGCTCTCAAGAGTGACTATATCAGCCTCTTGGCCTCCAACACCTACCTGGCTACGGCATACATCCTGCTGGTGGCCGGGGCCGCGGTCATGGTGACGGGTATCCTGGGGTGCTGCGCCACCTTCAAGGAGAGGAGGAATCTCCTTCGGCTG TACTTCATCCTGCTGCTCCTCATCTTCCTGCTTGAGGTCATCGCGGGCATCCTGGCATACATCTACTACCAGCAG CTGAGCTCCGAGCTGAAGGAAAACCTCAAGGATACCATGGTCCAGAAATACCACCAGCCTGGCCACGAAGGAGTGACTGTGGCCGTGGACAAGCTACAGCAGAAG TTCCATTGCTGTGGGAGCAACAATTCTAGGGACTGGCAGGACAGTGTGTGGATTCGGTCCGGGGAGGCAGACAGCCGCAAGTTTCCCGATAGCTGCTGTAAGACCGTGGTGGAAGGCTGCGGGCAGCGGGACCACGCGTCCAACATCTATAAGGTGGAG GGTGGCTGTATCACCAAATTGGAGAAGTTCATTCAGGAGCACCTGAGCATCATTGGCGCCATGGGCCTGGGTATCGCTGGTGTGCAG ATCTTTGGAATGATTTTCACCTGCTGTCTATACAAAAGCCTGAAGCTGGAACATTACTAG